The following nucleotide sequence is from Fusobacterium varium.
CAAGCAACCACCAACTAAATATTTTGGTGTTACACACATTTTGCATCTTTTACACTTGTTAGGGTTTATATGATACTCATCATATTTTATTGTAATAGCTCCAAATTTACACAACGACTCACATTTTAAACATTTTCTACAAGCATTGTATTTTTTAATTTGATAAGCTATCATTCTTTGAAGATCATCATGTTTCTCTACATTCATTGTTTTAATCTTTACAGAATACTCATATCCCTCTTGAACAAATGGTTGTATAGATATAATAGGTATATTTGTTTTTATATCTACTATAACTCTTTCTTTAACTAATTTTCTTCCTAACTCTGGAGCATATCTTCCAAAAGGTAAAAATAGCTCATAAAACCATTCATCTATACTTTTATTCAATTGGTAAATTTTTGCATGATCTTCAGCAGTACAATTTGCAAATTTGATTTTTACATCTTCAGCAGATTCTAAACCATTTCCCCCTTGTCTAGCTTTCCATTTTCCACTACTTACATAGATTTCAGGATCAGGTTTTCCTATCTTTTTAGCAAAGGAGATTAGAAACTCTTGCCATTTTTTACTCTTTTCAGGCATATAGATACTTGATAAAAATTGAGCTCTCTCATTGTTATTAGGGCAACACCAACAACCTACCCTGTCATATCCCAATCTATAAGCATCGTTAAAATCTATCTTTTCTCCTAAGATATATAGCCATATATCAATATCTTTCCAATAGAAGATAGGAGAGGCAACAGTTTGTTTATTTATCTTTATAGCATCAGCACTATTTTCCACCCTGTTATATTTACTTCTACTTACAGATTCACACTTTCTTATTCCATAAAATGTCAATACCTGTTTATCTTTATAGAGATTATTTAAAACTCTTGTAATAGGTCCTGTTTTAAACATAGAACAACACCATCTCAACATTCTTGCTGGTGGTCCAATATCCTCACAAACTTTGTAGAAGTCTTGTTCTTTGTTCTTAGCTACTTTAAATATAGCTTTTCTATTTTCCTCTCTAAATCTCTTTACATACTCCATTGTCATAGGAAACTCAAGGGTAGTATCTCCAAATATATGTACTAAACTAGGCTCACTTAAAGCTCTTACTGCTAAATCAGCTGAAACTGTTGAGTCTTTTCCACCAGAGAATGAAAGTATTATATTTTCTAGAGGGTAATCTTTACTTGTTTCT
It contains:
- a CDS encoding phosphoadenosine phosphosulfate reductase family protein, producing MISKLHKEKRSCNMNEKVMTTDEDLIYWCENCNIPIIKKQGEDLTCPCCESNIKYLTTDIRPVFPEERLLIEILLSKPLEFLEKSVWASNNRYYVNGEIFSITSKHYKKYTPDEIILQLEKFAFLNKNEFFNKYIEKFIVANRNRANYLYTEACEFIKETSKDYPLENIILSFSGGKDSTVSADLAVRALSEPSLVHIFGDTTLEFPMTMEYVKRFREENRKAIFKVAKNKEQDFYKVCEDIGPPARMLRWCCSMFKTGPITRVLNNLYKDKQVLTFYGIRKCESVSRSKYNRVENSADAIKINKQTVASPIFYWKDIDIWLYILGEKIDFNDAYRLGYDRVGCWCCPNNNERAQFLSSIYMPEKSKKWQEFLISFAKKIGKPDPEIYVSSGKWKARQGGNGLESAEDVKIKFANCTAEDHAKIYQLNKSIDEWFYELFLPFGRYAPELGRKLVKERVIVDIKTNIPIISIQPFVQEGYEYSVKIKTMNVEKHDDLQRMIAYQIKKYNACRKCLKCESLCKFGAITIKYDEYHINPNKCKRCKMCVTPKYLVGGCLMDRYLKTKN